The DNA window tgagCGCCTGAATACGAATGCACGGGATTTTAGCTCAGTATTTCAATCTTCACATGGTATTCCTAATATTGGGATATCTGTGATGCCAGAGGAATTGATGGGGTTTACAAAACGTTCCCTGAGAGTACCATCAGAAATTATAAATAACTGGGTAACTGGTAATTCTGCTCATAATTACCCTGGGTATTACATTGTTCCCCCAGAGGTTTATCTGTAAATTTTGGCTGCAGCCGAAGGCTCCAGGTCAAACACACACTGGATAAGCAGAGTTACAGAGGATCGTGTAATCGCGGTAGACTAATGGGAACTGCAGTTACTAGCCCCACTGGGATTACCTCGACACTTAAACCAGGGGCCTTTTATTTTGCAGATAACTTATTTAACTCACACAGTAgagtgaaaaggaaacttttctctGAAATCCCATCTTTGGCATTGATTACAGAAGCCAAATGTGACGCGTAGGCCAATATTTTGCTGAAAGCAGCTTGGATTTGTGGCCTAGCTCTATTAATCTGCAGCTGCAGTAGGAGAAACTGTGATGTAAGGTTGAGAAACAGTAGGTATGTAATATCAAGTTATAAGTCGAAATATCGACAACACAAACATGTTATCAAAATGTTGTGGCCAAAATATTGACAAGGTTATTAACCTCATATATACGTACCTACACGTGGATTGAAATAAACTAAACTCCTACTTATACATATATTTACCATGTTGATATATTggtcttcaatattttgtccacgATATTCTGGTTGTGCAATATTCTAGATTTTCTATTAAATTGCGCTATCTCAAATCAAAGGAAAAACTGTGACTGATTATAGTCACTTTATTTTCAGTCATTAGGTTAGGGACAAAAGCTGAGATGTAGGGTAAGGCCCAGACACATCATAAGAACCAATATGATTTGGAGGCATTACCCATCTAGCCCCTATAGGTACAGTTGACAATTTGCGCTGAAGTTGAAGCAATTGCCATCGACTGAAGAAGAGTTGAGCTGAAATCTCGAAGCTTGGAGTGGTTTCATGTATTTCTCAGATATTCAGCTGGTCCACAAACTTGCAGTCAGTATGGGTCCAGCGATGAGTGAGTTTTCTCTAAAGTACTGAAACTTGTACTGAATGTCACCTTAGACAAATTCCTTCCAGTAGTACAGTAGAAGAAACAGAAAATGTATGCTAGAGATAAACAGTCATTTAACCAAACACCAACCTCTGGCTGTAATCCTTTAGCGATTATTAGCAAGGGAGTTCCAGCATACAACCCTTCCATACTCAGTCTGCAGAGTGGTGTGAAGGTGCTCAGAACAAGTGTTACTCCCATTTAAAGGAAGAAAGCATGGGATTTATTTGCTGCGATAAACGTGTTTCTACCTTCTTCGACTGGATTTTTGGACGCAAATGAGAAGAACTTTCTGGTACCCTTCCTTGAAGTGCCGGTTCATGGCGGCATAAAGGATAGGGTTGATGCAACTATTCAACCAGGTGAGGTTGGCAGCAATCATGTGGAGCACCTGGGGGGCTTTGTTCTTGGCATCAAAGATGTTGAGTAGCAAGAAGGGTATGTAGCTGACCACAAAGAACATGAAGACCACAAAGCACATACGGGTGACCTTTTTGAACTCGGAGCCTGTGTCCTTGGGTTGTGATGAGACAACTGTTCCAGAACTCTTTGAGGACACTGCCGACTGTTGGCTCACATGACtttttgaggagggcacctgttcaGAAATGACCTCACTAGAGTGGGCTTGTGAGCCCCCCAAATCCACTCCACTGTCTAGTTCCTGGAACTTTCCAGAAACTGCTGTACTGACACCGGCCACATACCCACTCTTCCCATTATTCTTCTTCAACTTATACTGATCCAGTGCTTTGGCAGCAACTTTGACCTTCCTGTGAATAAGGAAGTAGAAGACGCCGACACAGCCCAGGCCTATCACAAAGTAAAAGCCCATCAAAATAGTAGTGTACGGACGTCCTCTGATGCGATCGAAACTGCATGTGCAGACCTTTTGGACCAAGACGAAAACATTCCACAGTGGGGCGAAACTGCCAAAGCCCAAGACCCAAGTGCCAATGATGATCAGTGTCATCCCAAGCCTACTGAAGATCCGATCGAAGAGCTTACTGTTAGCAATGAGAAGGTACCGACTGACAGCAATCAGGCACAGAGTGAGGATAGAGACTGAGTTGGAGACAAAGAGTAGCATACCAAAGACCCTGCAAAAGGTGGCCCCACTCCGCCAGTAGAGGTGAAGGTAAGAGTCCACAGAGAAGGGCTGCAGGAGAGCACAGTAGAGAAGATCTGCAAAGGTGAGGTTCACAATCAGGATATTGAACCTAGTCTGCAACTTCTTGTCCAATGCAAAGGCCAACACAGTCAAAATGTTCCCAACAGTGCCCACCAAAGTGACTATGATGCCCCAGGTGACACTGACATAGCGGTAATTCACAATTGAAGGGTCGTAGCAGGAGAAGCTGTCATTTGTGTAGTTCATCTTTGAATCGCTTGCTGTTCCAGGTGCACAAAAATTGGTTGATAATCTGCAGAGATAAAATATAGAACAAAAAGTTATTTCCATGCAATATTAAGGTATTTTTACAACACAAAATGTGTGGAACAGCACCACTTTATTAGTATTCAAGCACTATACATACAACAGTCCACTTACAGTCTCAGAATCCCACAAGCCCCCAAACCCCAAAACACTTTTATACTGTAATTTTGCCTTTGACTGAAGACACACTCTGTTGCCTTTCAGTTAGGTTCTCTCTATACAAAtaacaaatatgtatatactttggaATACGCTGCCTAAACCAGAGAATCCAAAGTAGGTCCAGAATGGCGAGATCAATACTAGATTTTCAGGGGAAACATGTCTTGTATGAATATTCTGAAAAGCTGGCACAGAGTGGCCAATTTGGCCTACATTTGAAACATTGTTTGAACTCCTCCTGAATTTTACTGTGGGAGAGGATGGCATGGGTATTCTTGACTTCAAAGGAGTATGTACCATTCATTTTCAGCGTGTGGCAGAACTCAGGGCAGATGAGTCACAAACATAAATTAGCTGGCATGAGAACATGGGGTTGTCAAAGGTTTTTTATGTGTTGGGAAGATTTAATGGTGGGGAGTTACAATACAGACTAAGCCCTAGAATGACACGTAAGGCCACGGATTTGGAACAGCAAGGATATCTGCGGGTCATCTGTAGAGTAGCCCTGAGGTGGAAGCATTTTAATCTTAAGGGCTTGTACCTTAGTATTTCGGGTGTATTTGAAAAGATGATAGAAAATACTACATGGACATAAGAGGTATTGGAGATTAGGATAGGGTTTTGTACTCTTACAACCCGTCTATTACCCTAGATTACATTTACAAATCATATCTCATAAGCCATCAATATCAGCAACAAGGTAAGTTTCAACCCATTACAACGCATTAGGAGTTTTCAGGGATCAAGAACTAGAAGTGCAAAGGAGTTTTAAGGGgtctttagggttcagggaaggataGTGTTAAGAAGTAGTAAGGgcttctagggttcagggatgggtagcgtTAAAGAGTTGTAAGGGGCTTTAGGTTTCAAGAAAGGGTAGTATTATGATGTAGtatggaggggcatatttacaagaaagtggcccatCATAGATGATGCcccccttttcttgcacccccctactAGCTCctcacaacaccatggttgcgtgtATTTACCATAGGGTGCagcatggtggtcgttagcacaatagcttcaacattttttatgttaatgtggtgcttggctacactagcatcaaatatttttcacaatagtgcagcaaagcacagggaggcccattaacTGTAAGgggtgagtcattttaacacctgctctgaggaaAAGTGTCGcactgaaatgttgtaaatttcactgctccatttttttgggcctccctctgCCAGAACgccctcccccttgcatacattatgcctgacgcaggcctaATGTGGTACAagaggtcgcaaagtggcgcaatgcaagcattgtgccactttgtaaatatggcacggcggaGAAGCCAATTTATGCGCCACCTTAGCATACAAAAATGACTATATGGTGGTGCTAAgtaggcgcaaggggcttgtaaatatgtcccggaGTTTTTAGGATTCAAAGATGGTAGCATTAAAGAATAGAAAAAGGCTTTAGGTTTCAGGAAAGGTGTATagtggagtttttagggttcaggtatgAGTAATTATTTGGGGTGGTAtgatgttttagggttcaggactggtagcattttggggtgggggtttagtGTTCATGGGATGGTAGTAATTAGGGGATAAGTGGTTTGGGTGTATATCCTTACTTGCTGTGTAGTAGCATACAAAACAATGCATTGTTATGCTATGCATAGTTGTGGTAAAAATAGCACATAAATAGCAAATAATATGAATGGGAATGCGTTATAAGTGTTGTCATTGTCGTTCTTGCATGCCAAATGCATCTGTAGCAGTGGTATGCCTTGTTATAATCTATATTCCAGGACTGTGGTGCGCTTCCAGAGCTACGCGGACATGCAAATTTAGAGGCATTATGAAGAAGCACTGTGGGTAATGACTGAACTTCGCAGCTGGTCTGTGGAAAAGAAGCGTGAGCTGCAGGTCAGGGTTGATATGCTTTGGAACAACTGTGTGGGGCTAAGGAGTACAGTAGCGCAGCCAGATATGCTGAGGATCACAAGTGAGGTGAGAGGTGTAGGTGTGAAAGCAGTGTAAGGATAACGGTCTGAACTGGGGAACACTAGAGGTGTGGTGTTTCTTTATGGCCAGCATGTATTAGACGATGTtgtgctaaaataataataataaaatctcAATTGCATGATGCAAATTTAGGAGTAGTACACTTTTAGAATAAAGATAATTTTTTAATCAAAGGGGGATGAAGTATAATCACAGAAATATTTTGCCCAGGGACTCCACaacaagggccagatgtgcaaaaaaaaaagtgGTTTATGTTTTCCTAATAGCGTATTTTTGCAATTCGCTATATAAAAATTGCAAACTTCGATGTTCTACAGTGTATCagacactgtttgagattcccaattGGGGCGCAAGgaatctgcctcattaatattcatgaagcaggtcgTAATTTGCAattcatttgggaatggccacaatgatagggatggtggcctcctggggtcagcagacctcaatgtctgtgattgtttttgcaataaagcaattatttttgtaatgcagaagttttctttaaaggaaaacgggacacattacacatagaaaaatcaaaacttttcattttttaagagagagcagtggtccatgggactactgcctgctcttaaaaaatattttcatccacattcacaaaggggaaggggtcccttgggacaccttcccttttgcgaatgagttaccacctcccTAAGAGAgtctgtaaaatattaatgttttgaaacTACATTTCAGTCGCTAAACATTCATTCATACCAGTGCTATTCAgtattgggaagggacgccctaaacactccccttcctaataccaaatcccaAAAGCAAAATGAGATTAGGTTACAGGTTATCGAGTCACATTTTGCAGTTTGTACATTGCAAATGCTTTGTGCATCTGAACCCAAATCTGTTCCATATTACTTCAAATATATCAGCTATAAAGGAGCTCATAACGTGCCAGAATCGAACAGTCAACCCCTTGTATGGGAGCAAATCAGGATGCCCAGTCACTGCGTCCTCTGTAAAGAGAGCGCATACATTCACAGGCATTGATGCAGCATGATTTCTGGTTCCGGCTAAAAACGCTTAGCCAACTATAGCCATTGATGGTCCAGGAGATCCAGATCCATTCCATGTTTTCATGGTGTTCACATAAGATCAATATACATATACTTGATCtaaatgaaaataaattacaaaGAGAGTCTTCAAATCAGGTGAGGCTCTATAAATAAGGCTGCCACCACATTTCTTATGGTAAAATACTGACTATTCATGATTTAAGAGTGTTTAAAATCCACTGTATTATTTTTAACACTGTAATAATGTATCTGCTTTATTAATATTTGTTTAATGGTTTAGGTAACTTACAAAATTTAGAAGTGATTCTTATTTATATTTCCACgtttttatgtttatatttcaaAGGGGATAAAAACAAATTCACTTTTACAGATTTCCTCAATTTTTTCTGATCTTAAAAATCTGCTTTACTTATGACTGTCGCTCAAAGTGTCACGCATTTGACAGCTGAATGTAACTCATGCGCATACTAAAAACttcgaaatgtcacacataagcaactaGAAAACTTGGCAGCTGTGTTCGTAAGCCACTGGGCTAATTACGATTTGGAAAGAGCATATCCCTAGAAGAGAAGGAATGGTgtctgtgggtggggagggggggtgagatAATGCCCGCATAGAAGTTTTATTGGGTGAGAGAATGCACTCAGGATATCCAAATGTATTTCTGCATACATTGCACTCTAATCCCTGGCATAAGGAGATTTTAGCACCAGGAGAAAAATTGAATAATATAAAAAGTGCTACAAAATGCAAGACATGTAAACGTATGCATTGCAAATAAAGGATTTAAGTGAGTGTTACAGGTGTCATCAGAGAACCCTAACCTAGCAACAGCCCTTTGTTAGAAAATTAAAGCAAACTGGGTTTGCACTGCTGTTGCTATCTATATCACTACCTATGCAATGAAAAAAAGGATCGAAGTGATTTGTATTCACAGCTGGGCCCATATTTCACATAAGAAATTAGAGAAAATGTACTTTACCCAATTCCTATTATGCAAACAGCAAACATACTATGCCCAGTTTGCTCCATTTCGTACTATTGTGCAAATGCAATTGTAACATTCTCTATTACACAAGCAGGAAAAATGGAACAAATACtttgaactatttttttttcttctaccaGAGAACAATTTATGTGAGGTGGCCTTGGGATTATTATACCATTGATAGTTAAATCATAGCAATATTTGGCCACTAAATGCATATGCAATCAAAGCCCGTTTTGAATGTGGTACACTTCCACTGGGTGAAAGTACAAAACATGGAGTAGGAAATATTGACTTATCCCAATATCAAAACCCAAATATCGAGGATCAAAATATAGACAGGTAAGTAATTATAAGTACAGGTTTAAAATAACTCCCCTCCCATGTACCTTGACTGTATACGTATCTTCaatgtacatagatgtggagttagaatagtaaatctatacctatCTGCATGCGCtcctcgatattttggtccttgatatttttggcTTTGATATTCTGGTAAATCGATATTCCCTACTCGTTATTCCGGACTACAACACTGCTGCTGGCACTGAATTAGAGTGGAATGCCAGATGCCGATGTGCTTCTCTTTTCACGGCCATGCACTATACTAGGATCAGATCTCGGCTGGCAGTGAGAACTGGATACACAAATATAGCACCTCCTGGTGCCTTATACAGCTGTCACAAGGGAAATGCCGGGGATCACAAGTCTTCCACCAGTTCTGGAACTGCAGCTCAGCTGTGAGTGGGGGACAcacatggcatgcccccttttctcGGTGCAACAATGGGAAAACGATTGGCCAGTTTTGCATTGCAAAAGATGATCAGGGAACCACCAATGCCCCTAATTTGCATAATTCGAGCTGCAACCGACGATGACAGGCAGCAGTTGTGGAGCAACTCCAAGACCCACCAACAGGCATAGAATATCTAATGGTACCACAGGCGCTACTCACACCTACCACAAGGCGACTTGCTTCCAGCAATGGCATGTTGCTTAATACAAGCACAATGCTATAGCAATCGACAAATTAACTCTAGGTGCTCCACAGCTTTTTGGATAGATCAACCAACAAAAAAggatatttttttgcaaaaaaaatggtaTTTCAGTCATATTTGTTTATCTGACGATTGCATCTGAATTTGGATCGTTGCTTTATATACACTGAAACAACACAACAGAAAAAAAACGAATACAATGCATTCGAAGGACACAGTTTCTTTCATTAATATTGCCCGTTATTATCAGGATTGTTCATATTTTCAGAATAACTGCAATTTAAATGATTCATATTTAGATACATTGTATGTACATTTTTCTCATGTGGATGGCCTATAAATCTGGCAAAGATCCGGCTGTAGGTGATCAACACTGCACACCCACCTGATCATTCAGTTACACAGTGAGGCCCTCATTTACGTGAATTTGGCGCGCTACCCTATGTCAAAGTGAAATGGTAGCAAtgcgccgtatttatgcaatacggtgcattcctgtcatttacCCTCTGCGCTGGTGCTGTTTCGGCAACCTAGGGAAGGCACAGGCACCCATACACCATGGTGCAATTGTGCCTTTGTTGCCCGCAGTgttgtttttgtggagaaagggcaccttcctgcgcaaaacaatcctgaggcaatttcctctttccatgtatgctgcactgtgcagcacacatggaaagaggaaaaagcaagaagaaataaaaatatttctcctcgttatgcctcacctcgGGAGGtttaaggttttggcgcatccccagatttacatggttttgtaaatctgggtaagcatcagaatccatgggttttgcctgggaacacccaccataaagcccatggaatgcctttaaAGGGCAAAGTAAGgtaatgcagcgatttgcgctgtcttgccttactccagaactatgaggccattcaaagccaagcaaaatGGCAGTGCATGGCCTCTTAAATATGAATATATAGCCTGCACCACCACTCAGCCCACCTAGCTATTTCATCACAGATCCATTTAAACCAGAGGCTAACTATACATTTTAAAGTGccatctttttttctttaaaaacaaagtgCCAACTTACCCTACTGTGGGCAACGCAATATTTGAGGAGCCCTATGGCGATTTTCTGCTTGACTTCCAGAAATGTCCTTCTCCTAACAGAGCTCTGTGTGTTTATATAACCCTGTTCTGCTTCCTCATCCGAAACAGCTCTACAAAAACCCAAGTTACAAAATTCTGCTCACTCAACTTCCTGGGGCCAACCAACAGTACCCACTTCTGCCTTTTGACAAGTAGGCCTCTGCTTAGTGACCAGTTTCCAAACACACACTTTCATCACGAAGCCACACTGGGCTTTGCGGTTGGTTTTGTTTTTCATGACCTCAGTGCTATCAGCAGAAAATAAATCTAGGACATAGCAACTCGTCCTTCTCCATGTTGGGGGCGAAAGAACTTGTGAAGTGCACAACAGCCGTTGGGCGCCGAACTTCGCCTGAGAAGTGTCCGCACGTACACTGGGCCTAATTCTAGGTGAACACTCGAGCGCCACCTGCAGGACGGACTTCACCTGGAAGCGTAGAGTACAGCCGTTGTCAAGGAGTGTGGTGGCAAATGATACACTGTGCCTAGGTGCGAAAACTGGACAAAATGTGTTTCTTGACAAATGACTATATCTCccagtgctgcaaaatgcaaataTGTTGACATATCTGCATGTCACCTAGGGCTGACCCTTATTACGGTGACCACTTTCCCATAATACTTAGTCTGGTTTCTCACACCACATTACTCGCAAATGGCTGGAAGATGGCGGACTCGTGCCTTAGGTATTCAAACTCCTGGTTTCACTGTGATCATGGGGTCATGTTGCCTCTTCTTCTGCAAAGCGAAAGCAACAGCAAGGGGTGCTGCATCATCGCTCTACATAGGGGGGTAGTAAGCCCTGTataaacaaaacaatacaatacaacagaATGCTGCGTCAGGGTATGAGAGCGTCGACAGCAATGAGGCCCGTCCCCTTAACTGTCTGAAATGAGGGCGTGGTTAGTTCCTAAGCCTCAGGGCGAGTATACCAGTAAAGGGGGTCTAACCcgttgtggtgggggtgggggggcttcagattttccgacaatcacgctgacatataatgttaaaatacattataccaaTGCAGAGTACATGACAGAGGCTTAAGGGGCAGCGGAGGGGGAGGAATGCGGATAGGTGAGAGTACTAAGTGGCAGAAACACAATATgttgtaaaataataaatatttgtagctttcaaaacagagatgaaagagagtgtgtgtgtattttgtcagtgtgtgcatgcaaaaatccgACAGTTACCTTACCTTACCCAAATGAAAGCACATGTCCTctgctattcatcagaaaatacatttggggGGGACGGGCGTAACACCCCATAACCTCCTTGAAGAAACGCCCCTGGCAGTAGCTCTTAGACAGGGCAAGTCCTACCCTCCAATGACAAAGCAGGAGAACACCTAGATGGACCTAGAGGTCTAGTCTCTGGCAGGAATGTGATCACAGGCCGACAACTGGCACGGCCCTTTCTACTTCTTCCGAGCATGGGTACACTGGGGCAGGGGGCGTGACTAGTACTATTATGACAGAATGAAAGTCAGCTTTGAGTAAGGTGCGGCAGAAAGTATGcacactggaagtaaggggccttGCCTTTGCTACAAAGTGTGAGTTCGCTTGTTACGAGGGACCCCAGCCCTTCTATTGGGTCAGAATTTTTCCACTCTCACATTGGATCTCATACCAATGGGGGGATGGCCGATAAATGAGGGTGTAAACATAGCTGCCAGGTTCCTCATATCACGGTCGCGGGAGGTAGCTCTACAGTATGACTCAGTAGTAAGCCCCCGAGTGAAGGAATGAGAATATGTTGTATCATAGATGGAGCTCCCAAGAACAAACCTTTcagaaagaaaatatatgtttgtacAAAATGCCTGTCCAGtgcctgaaatggaaaaatagtacctgcttgttcctgggaagtgccggtactctccaattaaaagtattacgtttttcctgagatgtgccggtactctccctctcaaaattaaaaagtgccggtactcagtaccggacagtaccggcccatttaaagccctgCCTGTACCATAAACCAATTTTCGATCTAATTGGAATACATAAAGTGTAACACAATGGTGCACAGACGCCAGCTTCAGCGTGCCCACCTCTCACCAGGGCCCGGTTGCAGCGACATTTGAAAGGGGAATAGACCATCCATTAGGTTTTCAGTTCTCTGGCTGTTGCCCTCAATCTGGTATTATTCCCATTTGTCCACTGTCCTAGCCCACCGTTTTTTACTGTCTCACGTTATTTCCCTGTGATTCGGCTCCTTGCCATGTCTCACCGTGCATTACAATGGCTCATCACGGTGCCCCACTCGGCGTTTGTTTATATGATCCTTCAGTACTtccacacacacagccccaccaCACACTTCACGCCTTACGCCCTATGAGGGCAGTTCCGGCCTAGTCCTACGATCCAGGGTCGGTGAAGGAATCTCTCACTGACTTGTGCGGAGAACAAACTATGTGCTGTGCCACTTTACAACCGAGGCAGAGTGGCACCTTGGtaagcttccttcacacatagTACAGAAATAGTCCTGGCCCTGGCACGCTTCACGCCCACAGCACTAGTTCAAGAAAACCGCAGGCACTGAAGGCTTCTCCTTCacaaacacccacaaacacccacacgtGCAACAAGGGCGGCAACAATGTGCATTGCACGCACTCTACTAGCAGCAAGGCGCTGCACATGCACAGAACATGGACACACGCAGACGAAGCACAAACACACGCATTACTACCCACATAATGTGCATTAGTGACTACAAGCCGCTCAGGCGAAGCGCAGCACAGACAGCAGCCTAACTTTTCCTCGGCGCCATAACAGATGCAGTACATGTATCATTACCGACCTTTTCTTTAGATGTCAATTCATTCTCCACCGGGATTACTGTGCTAACGATTATTCGCCCTGTTGATGGAAAGAGCCTTGAGGAACTCATGGTTGTGAAACGTGTCCTCTACATCTAATGACAACCAAGTCTAATGGGAAAATTCTGCAACATATCATCGCATACAAATTTAAAAACGATTTATGACAGACATAAGTAATGACATTCCTGTCAGCTGAATGTGCTGGGCATGCCTAACGTGTCATATTCTACTCAATCATAAACATAAATACAGTTTTGTCACATATAGTAAAGAATATCATTTATATgaccaaacaaaatacattttgcattaTGTTATGAATTATTAACGTATTTATTATTACTTGTCAATGACGTTTTATCATCAGTCCTAATACTCTTTCTGGTCGCAAAGGTAAGTGCGTTGTAGCACTAGACAAGTGAGAGAGCAGCATGGAGCCTTGGGACCGATATTCGGCAGTGGGAAAGCATGCAGTGAAAAGCTGGAAAACACACACCCTCTCATGGCATGCataaccaaaaagaaaaacaagtagaTGTAGGTGGGCCCTAAAAGTGAACAGGGTAAAGATACGAGTCAGCCATCAACAGCAGGATAAAGAAGCATGTGTCAGGGAATGGACAAACAGATGAAGAGGAAGGTACGCCATCAAttaagaaaatgagagtgacaataaggcTCAACGTTAGTAAGTGATGTGGGAGGGGCGGAGCCTGTAATCCCACTGTAACGTTTGGCAAAAGTTTTTTCGCGACCTCTGAATACAGTCTTGTCAACCTAAAAAAGCACCTCATTTCTTTCATTCCTTCAGTTC is part of the Pleurodeles waltl isolate 20211129_DDA chromosome 4_2, aPleWal1.hap1.20221129, whole genome shotgun sequence genome and encodes:
- the GPR84 gene encoding G-protein coupled receptor 84 isoform X1, with protein sequence MVWQQLSTNFCAPGTASDSKMNYTNDSFSCYDPSIVNYRYVSVTWGIIVTLVGTVGNILTVLAFALDKKLQTRFNILIVNLTFADLLYCALLQPFSVDSYLHLYWRSGATFCRVFGMLLFVSNSVSILTLCLIAVSRYLLIANSKLFDRIFSRLGMTLIIIGTWVLGFGSFAPLWNVFVLVQKVCTCSFDRIRGRPYTTILMGFYFVIGLGCVGVFYFLIHRKVKVAAKALDQYKLKKNNGKSGYVAGVSTAVSGKFQELDSGVDLGGSQAHSSEVISEQVPSSKSHVSQQSAVSSKSSGTVVSSQPKDTGSEFKKVTRMCFVVFMFFVVSYIPFLLLNIFDAKNKAPQVLHMIAANLTWLNSCINPILYAAMNRHFKEGYQKVLLICVQKSSRRR
- the GPR84 gene encoding G-protein coupled receptor 84 isoform X2: MNYTNDSFSCYDPSIVNYRYVSVTWGIIVTLVGTVGNILTVLAFALDKKLQTRFNILIVNLTFADLLYCALLQPFSVDSYLHLYWRSGATFCRVFGMLLFVSNSVSILTLCLIAVSRYLLIANSKLFDRIFSRLGMTLIIIGTWVLGFGSFAPLWNVFVLVQKVCTCSFDRIRGRPYTTILMGFYFVIGLGCVGVFYFLIHRKVKVAAKALDQYKLKKNNGKSGYVAGVSTAVSGKFQELDSGVDLGGSQAHSSEVISEQVPSSKSHVSQQSAVSSKSSGTVVSSQPKDTGSEFKKVTRMCFVVFMFFVVSYIPFLLLNIFDAKNKAPQVLHMIAANLTWLNSCINPILYAAMNRHFKEGYQKVLLICVQKSSRRR